The genome window GCAGACACGCAGTCTGCTGTCAGTGTCTGTGGGGGCGTGTGCCTTTAAAATCTTTAAGATTCACGTCACTGGAAGCTCTTCACCTACACACATATACTCATgtgcgtgcgcacacacacgaTGCTAGAAATAGCTGCTCTATATTTGAGTGAGTACAGTCAGAGTCAATGTCTAATCAATGTCCCAGCTTTTCCCCGTCGACTGCAGTctaaaaaacagaacacatcAATGGATGTTTGGATAAATCATTACATAGAGACAGAAACATCCAGTATAAACTGAACAGAAATGCATAGAAGGTATTAGAATGTCATATGCAGTCATATAAAAGATGTCAATAATCCCAATCACCATTCATTTTAAATTCCTGTGCGGGTCCTCCCATAATTTTCTGCCAGCTCATTCCTGTCTCActattttcctctttcttcttcttctgttacaTCACTGTCAAACTCAGTCTGTGAGAATGTCCTTTGAATTTATCCCAGAATTCATCAAATGGTTGTTTCAAAGAATGCAATAATATACAAGCATGTGATAATATCTGTGCGGCAttcatgaaatgaaatacagcGATGATGTGAGACCTGTTTATGATatcagaggaggagatgaagaagtAAAAAGTGAGACAGGACTTTAACCTTTGAGATAATGGAAATGAAGACTCGTTTTCATAAACTCGTTCTGTCTATGTGCTCAGAATCAACCACCAACACAGCACTTGTGATATCCCATTTTACCAAAGTCAGTGAGATATTATCATCTGAACTCTTCAAAAACGCACTCATCTTTCACCCTTGATACAGCACAGCTCACTCAGTCCAACGATCAACGGAAGATACAAAGCTATTGTTGTTGGTTAACATGGCAGCAGTTGATATAGGGGCCTCGTTAGAGGCAATACAGCCATATTTACTGATGTTAAGTGATAAAActgatttctgtgttttcatgatGATTTCAATattaacacaacaaaacattatCTGTGCAAAAAATGGAATATGTATTCTGTAGAACTGCAGCCAATAACTGTtacattaaaggtgcagtgtgtaggatttagtggcatctagtggtgaggttacagattgcaaccaactgaaaccccccccacacaccctCTCCCCTTCTAAGCAAAACTTGCAAAACACGtgaaagaccctctctagagccagtgtttgatttgtccgTTCTGGGTCATTgaagaaacatggcggtgcaacatggcaggctctgtggaagaggacccgctccacGTGTAGATATAAAGAACTCATTCCaagctaacgaaaacacaacaattcttattttcaggcgATTATACATaattacactaattaaaacatacttatgaatattaaattCCATTTCTGACAAGtccattccactagatgccactaaattctacacactgcacctttaaagcttGTATTCAGCTGTAAGCACACACTTTGCGCTGTAAGACTGTTCAAAAATCTGGTTCTACATTTCTCATGTAATGTTTCTTAGTAGCTTAGGAAAGCTTCTATTCTTGGAGAATGATGGGAACACCAAAGGAACTGCTAACATTCTTATTTACACCCAGTGTGAGCTGCTATCAACTGTACTGAATGGCATACCCAATTAAATTAACTTTCATTCAATTTAAAAGGCTTCAGATGTTGGTTGTCACCTCAAAGTAAAGTAAAGATGCACCTCACATACTTATCTGCTTCATCACTCTGACTAATACTCCATGTTGACATGTGCAACAGCCATACGCCCCCTTTTAACTCAGCTCATTAACTTGATTAATCACTATCTTAAATTAGCATGACATGACAAACAATTGATTTGCTACTACACTGTGGCTAAAAGACGACATTGTTATTGTAAAAAACTCAGGATGAATATATCTATAAATAGATGTAATTATTTTGGCAGCAAGGCTCTATTTCTTAAGTGAAATTTAAATCTAGTACAACTGAGAGCAGGAAGAACCGATGCCAGAAGATCCAAGAAGAAACAGAGTGGACAATAGTGGTGGACAGCAGGGGCAGGGGCTTCTAAGAAGACTGAAAGGATgcacatgaaaaatattcaatgcCACTAACCATACCCTGCCACAGCATGCTGCAAGCATTGTGTATGTTTTCTCCACCAAAGTGGCAGCCTTCAATCGACAGTTTAAAATACACCTCTTTTCAGACGTATCTAATGCTGGAAAAGAAGGCAAAGCCAACAACCTATATTTAGCCAAATGCAAGTGAGCTGTAATGACATAAATGGCAACATGTGCTCAGGTGAAGTGCCACGGCTGGAAGGACAAAAGAAAGAACTGCAGGTACTCATCAGCTTAGATGTATAATGGCAGTATTCACACAACCTCttatgaagatgaagatgaagtgTTATAAAAGCTGTAACAGACCTCATGGACCAATCTGTTGGAGCTGTGACATTTCTGGGCATACAGTGTTACAAAAATACACGTCACTCTCAATTCCTCTGTTTGAATAGGTTGTTAGCAAGTGGTTGGAATTTCAACACTTGATTTACGGTTACACATCAAGCAACAGAGCCTACACACATAATCTCCATGGCTATGCTGTAGctgatgtattttctttctcctcaaAATTAAACACAGTGGCTACAGAGATACAACTTAGAGACCATAAAACTGTgagtggttagcttagcttgctCCTACAAGTTTCCGGTTGAGGACAACATCAAGCAACCTGAAGTAAGTCTATATCTTTCCCTTTTCAATAGCACACATCAGACAAAGCCATTCCCACTGCAAACCTTCTGCTTGTCATGATTGACGGTCTGTATGTACTAAATGAAAGAACGTAAACAGGATGACTTTGTTAATTAATGACTGCTTCCTAGCTTCCCTTTCAGTAGCTAGAATAATCTGATAATCAGATTGAATCATTTTTTCACCATGTTCATTAAGATTGATATTGTGTTCAGTTCTTAGCCAATTTATTGTTAGCAGagggttgttttgttttgctctcagTAGCAAATGACTGACATGCCAACGCAGTTGACATGGAAGCTGTGGTAGCAGTTGCTAGGAGCTGTTCAACAAATGCTATTTTCATactaatgaagaaaaatgtcaatttgtaGCTAGGTAGCTAGCTTGCTATGTAATGTCCACATTTTTAAGCTCTGCTTGATCAACTGTTTGTCAAAACATCGGACACAGCCATCAACGGGTACAACACGAGGCCTATTGCTAAACAAATCAGAGATCTGGGCAGTGATTCAGAAGTCTGGAACCAGGCTGGGGGAGCTATACCTTGTATATGAGATGATCCACTGTTTATGTTTTCTCATATCCATCCccaaagacacatacacacacatgaagaaaCTCTTACCCTTTGTGTTCAGTTTACTATCTTGGGTGCTGTTAACAGATGTGCCTGCAGGGGGCGGAACAGTAAGAAGAAAGTTGGTCTCGCAGCTCCCATGATGCCTCTTTGGGGGTGGGGATGATGGCAACACAGGTGACATCATTAATGGGGATGACATCATTGTCGCCAttgcagctgcagcttctgTGCCGTCCGTGACTGTAAGCGAGCGTCGGACAGCCATGTGTGGGTAGGGCACCCTGGACGGACATGCTGTTCCCATCAGGGCAAAATTCGGTAAGTTGGGTGTCACTACCTGTGGGCCTCCCATACCGGTGGGGTACGTTTCAGTTTTCACCATGGGAACAGACAGGTGTGAACAGTCTGACATTGCTCTCCTCACAACACTCCGCTGTGGGAGCTCACTGCTAGTTTTTATTTCTCGGTTTAACGTAGCACATGATCCCACTCTCCCATCCTCAACATGATTTGAATCCTGTGAGATGCCATGAATTGCAACCTCGCTCTCTGTTATGCCTCTGCTCGGTGGAATACATGACCCTGTCCTCCCCTTTTCAGTGTGGCTTGAGTTTTCTCTTTCTACCCCACTCACCCCTACCCCACCCACTCCACCAACATTAGCTCTGTTAGCTGAGGCTGTAGATGCTGTAGGCCCTGCAGTAGTACCAGGTTTACTCCCTTGTAGGTCAGCAGCAGGAGGTTGCGTATCAGCACTTTGCTTTCCTAAAGATGGCTTCAGAGCTTGATTTCCAGTTAAATCTGCAACTAAATTGTCTTTCAGACTTCCGAGTAAGCCTTCAGACGTGGAGGAACTGACAGATTTTTTTGCATCATCTTTTTTTACTGGACTTAAACTGGTAGTTCCAGTGAAGCAGGGGTTCAGTGTGTTTCTCTCCCCAAGCCCTGAGGCCTGTTTTGGAGGAAGAAGCATGCCCTGGCCCTGGGCATCCACTTGTGATCCCTGGATGTGAAATCCATCTTTGCTGTCCACTGGAATAGAAGGGTTGTAGTTTTGTTGTAAATTATTTTGTCCAAAGTTAGGGTTTGATGTAGGCTTAGGGTCCAGTGTCACATTCAGAAATGATTTCCCAGGTGAGATAGAAGGGGAGGGTAAcgaagaggaaggggaggagtaGGAAGAAAGGGGACTGCTCGGGCTTTGTCCTGCACTTCCGAGTGCCCCCCCTGCCTCCCCTGccctctgtctgtcctctttcGGCCTTCCCCCTGTTGATCCCTCATCCTCTATCTTAAGGACTGGCATCTTAAAGCTCGGTGATCCTGGCACCTTGGCTGCCACCCCAGACGTCGTCCCCTCAGTCCTGCCTCGCCCTAATTTCACCTCATCTTCCGTCAAAATTATTTTGGACTCCCCCTGGGTGGCGGCGGCAACCTTCCCCCCTGGTGCCATCTGGCCTTGGCAGTGCCAGTCACTGTGTCGGGCAGAGGCCGGGCTAGAGGGTGACATTGGAGAGGAGGCCAGAACCGCAGGGATGTTGGCACCAGAGAGAGTATTAGGAGATTTGTGATGCTGTtgttgatgctgctgctgctgctgttgaggTCCACTGGAAGGTTGTCCGTACCCACTGCTAATGCCAGGCTGCTGCCAGGGCGAGCCAGACAGGAAGGACATTCTCTTACTCTGTTGTCAGTCCTCTTGTCTTGCTCTTTTCCAGCTTGGTCTCAcctattctctcttttttattccttctttgtctttcttgtaGTTCTTCTTTCTCTTCGTCTTCAgttttttcctcctgtctcctgctttttttctgtctccgGTAAGTGTCGTTTTATTCTTGTCCAGGAGGCAAAAATGTCCTCAGTATCCAAAGTGTTATGAGCTTGGAAAGTAAAGGAAGAAATGCATCCTTTCGTTTTTTAAAGTGATGCCTGGGAGTTGTGTGACTGGGTTGATGTGTGGgaagtgcatgtgtgtatgcaaagtgtatgtgtatgtttacaAGCGAGGCAAAAGGAGTGcgtgtgagagtgagagtgagtgtgtgtgtgtctagtcGTCTCGGCTTCTCTCTGAGCACTGCACAGATCAGCTGTGGGGCTAAATTGCaccttgctctctctctctctctctctctctctctctccctctgtatctctgtttttctcactctctctctgacatCACACAGTCACATGACAGCCCGGAATATTCCCTCATTTGCTGGAGCAAAATTTCAGCATCTAGCCCCTAGTGACAAATGTgcacaagcatacacacatgaagacacataagcacacactcacatacattggcaaacatacacgcacacacacattcacatacacaaacagatcAATGGCTGTCACAGATACTCAGTTGCCATATGACAGTCACTGTTCATATGTCGATAAAGACTGAGAGACACAGGGAAATACTAGCGAGACAACGCTGAAGACTGCAATCAGCCTGACAACACTGATTGGACTTTCTCTTCTCATTAGCCCATGACTGGCCAtagaagtggaaaaaaaaccctcaatcTATATTTTGAGAATATGATTTAGCACATTAGCACACTGACGTCATGAGATGATATTGTGTGCACACGAAGGACCTGTGTGCCCTGAGCTTTGTGTCCTTGTCTTGATTAATTTGTACctatatttaaattaatttgtgaaTTACATTTTCACTCACTTAACATAGTTTGCTTTGATTTAGATGATTAAACTGATTGAATAAGTAGGTATTTCATTGCATGCACAGGCATCCAGGGGcaaattaaaagtttaatttctcAGTTGTGTTGGTGGCTCAACTGACTTAAGTGTAACATTTTCAAGTTGCAAAATTACTTTCGGTttggtattttgtttttatatgataGAGTTTTCAACATATATTGGATGAAAGAGGGAGGTAATGTTAATGCACTAATTTAAGTACAAAATTGAAACTAAAATGCTGACTGCTGACTATGTAAGCCTTAGAACAGAGGTAAGCACCCGATGCAAGGGATTTGTACATTTTCGGCGAAAAGCTTCGCATGGGGTGTCAAGACTTTGCCTGCTAAAATGCTGCAGAGGCTTGCAGTGCGAGACATTAATCAGAAATAACTGACAAGGATAATGAGAATTAATGGGCCCAATTCTCTCAAGTTCAAATTTTAGGAATGCCATAGCATTGTAATTTATTATGGAATTAGATCGACTACAGCCCTTCAAAACCAAACCTCAACCAAAGTGCCCAATGTATTAAAACAAGCACATGTTTAGTGTGCATTTACCCAACCCCTGATTTGAAATACCACATGGAAAAGTGTTTAACTTTGCAGTAAAAAAAGTTACAATAACAGCTTGACTCACAGAGGTGAATCATGCTAGCTTGACTGCCAAGTAACAGCATGTGTCACTTATAAAAGAGTTCTTATAATTAGCATTAGTTTGATGTGTGGGTTTTCAAAGCAACACAAGGTAGCTAACAGGCCAAGTagctgcatcatcatcatcacaaaaatacagacagactCATTGCACAAAATCTGTTATATCAACATTGAACGGTTTTGAATTGGGATTGACTTGATAATGCTTGAATGGCTTTTAGCCATTTCAAGCTAAGTTCACTTTGTGCTCCTCGGGTTACAAGTGCTATGTCTTATATTTATGGTTGACTTTTTTCGGGCAGATATGATACTGTACCACATCAAGAACAAGTACCTGGCTGCCATGTCTGAGGATGGCTAACAGCCGCAGCCTTGTGCTGCTGTGGTAGAGGGTGAGGGATTGAAAAAGCTAGTTCAGTACCTCAAGACCGAGAGCATTATGCCATCGAGTCACTACTGTGACTTAACGCATTGAAAAAAACTTTGAGGAGAggaaggatgagctaaaagtcaagctagcCAGAgcagacaagctagctctgaccacagactgctggacagctctcacaaatgaaagctatatcacaacttttcttaGTTATCGGTTAATGGGTGTCAGTCTATTGAAAGCAAAATTAAGTTGACATCCCATATTCCAGCTACTTAGTTTTGTTCCGTGGACTGACGAAATCTCCTTTGATTAAACAGCAGAAGTAGGTGTGGACCATGACTGCAACGGTACATATGTAGCACAGTTAGCTGATACAAGCCAGCTTCAAGTTATATGCCTAGCACAAGATGCTCAAACATTTAGCAAGTCAAAGAACTTGTGGACCAAACCAGGTGTAAAACCCAAATGAGCACAGAATGGATAAAGCACCTCTGTTGCCTTGCCTAACTGTATGTTATGAGCTTTACCAAGCTGCATGTCATGGCAAACCTACCATTTGTAAATCTTTTGTATCAAAAGAGGCAATGCATAACCTGGTGTAAGCTGGATCCATTATCAAGGAAATAAAGTAACATGAGTCAAACCAACATTAATCCTCTTTCCTATATAACTGGTACGCATGGCATATGATAGTATTGAAAGTCATCTGTTCAGAGTCATTAGATATGACTGCTCTGCAGGCTGCATAATGGTCAAGGCATTAGGCCATTCCTATGGCACCCGTATGGTAATAATGCCCCTATAACACACCACTAATAAAAATCAGGATGAAGTCTTAATGCTTTCCAAGGCCACCTTACTCACTATATCCGTACATCCGTACAAGGAACTGGGGCATTGCTAACACATGCATGGTGCAATATCCAGGGGTAAATAATTTTCTTGAATGTTCTAAAACCTCATAATGAAAGCTAATTACAGTTTGTTGAGAAAAGTAGGCTGAAATATACTATATTCACTTGTTAATTCAGTGATTTATACAGACATGATAATGGACGTATAAAAAGGGGTAGTGGGGGCCACTGAGGCTTCATAAGTACAGggcccagattttttttttgctacgcCTCTGGCAATACCACACTAAATTCAGCTCAGGATTTGTGCCCCAGCTTTGCAAGGAAGATTAAAAGCAATTCTGACGGCATCCTTCCACCCTGCCTCTTCTATCTCCACATATTTCCAAGCACTGACTTTCTGGACTTAACAGAAAAACTGTGTGCTTATGGGTCTAACTATCAGTAGTATATTACATGTACAGCACCTAAAGTTGCAGGATTAAGCAGTACAAGAAAGGTGGTAACCTGATATTTATTTACAGCAACATTCTAGTCATCTAACTCATGTTTCCCTTAATGACCTAGTGATGCTCTATGCATCACTCACTATCTGTATCTTGGACCCCATGTATGCTGAAGAGAGCATAAACTGAGCGTAAATTCATTATTCTCTATTGGACATAATCTCCATTAAAATGACAACACTGAGCTGACTGTATTTGCTTTAAGCATGAAACAACCTTTCAAAAAGACCAAGGTCATGTTCAAAAGGAGATACTGCACTCACAAGATGCAGTACATGCATCATGTAACTACATTTAGTATAATGGTCTCCTGTTCTCTTATGGTTATGTGGCCAGCTAAAGAATGCTACTCtttaaaggactagtgtgtaAGATTTGGTGGCATCTAggggtgaggttgcagattgcaaccaactgaatagccctcccctccccctcttctTCAAAACGTGTAGGAGAACCTGTGGTGGCCccgaaacttgcaaaaaacgcgaaaggccctctctagagccagtgtttggtttgtctgttctgggctactgtagaaacatggcggtccAACATGGTGGGCTTCATAGAAGAGGACcggctccctatgtagatagaaagggctcattctaaggtgacaaaaacacaatgattcttattttcatgggattatacactaattaaaacattcttatgaatattatattccacttCTGCtgagtctgttccgctagatgccactaaattctacacactggtcctttaaccaAGATTCTGGTCTCTTCAAAATATGAAAGTGGTGATGCAACAGAAAGTGTTCAGTGctatggaagaaaaaaacaggccaAACAGAGGTATTCACTGAGACAGCCGGTGAATATAGACAATGGATAATATCTCTAGAGTATCTCGGGAAACCACTGGGAATCAGCTGTCACTGAGCCAGCTCTGGGTCTCAAACAATGCCTttgaaaaactattttaaacaAACGCCTGATGAAAATACTGACATCCTCAACACTCCTATTTCTGAAGTTTCTTACTGCACATGACAACCGACTGTCTCCCAAATGCACACCAACCCCTCTTCGTCCCGAACACACCCAAGGCCTGTGCCAAAATAACAAGAGCAGCTTGTCAagcatgaatgaaaatgaatgaatattattACATAATCCTCCATAAACAATTTGTCTACTGTGaccacagagggagagggagccGGAGAGAGGAAGACATTAGAGTgttgtttaatttcaaaagaCTTGGAAAGGGTGGCCATTATGGAAGCAATCCTGGCAACACTTCTGTTAAACTTTGGGTCAGGCTAAGGGGTAGCTTTTGTTAATATTCAATCTGGTTCTCAGTTTAAAGGAAAGAAATTAGTAGGCTTGACGGCTGAGGTTCTGGCATTTCAGAGAAAAGACGTGAGCAAATCTGAAATTTGGAAGACACAGGGGACTGACCTCTCCATCTTCACTTCTCTCCTTCACAAACAGTAATCCCTTTCATGTGGTAATGGATCgattcagatttaaaaaaaaaatctccatggAATTTGTAGTATGTTCATTAGGTCTTTGTTGAACTGTCATGTCTGAAAGCCTGTGGCAGTGACCTTTAGCTGATACACCTGCTGGTGTCAGTTTCTCTGCAGTTACATAGAGatgtcatttttctctttccacTTCACACTGTCATGGAAATGTGTACTTGGCTAGCATcagtttcactttattttccAGAAAATCATGCCACTGTACAACttcaacaaaaaatgtgtttgatttagATTCTGAATTTTGCTTGTTGAACGTCATCACAAGTGGGTTAAATCTTGTTGGGGATGTGGTATTATTGTTTAGGCTTCACcgtttttcaagtctatcttaaaataatagtcacgtgtccatatgaacactgaaagaagttttcctcgctgtaatcattccacttgttcatactggctgttaaaagatccccttcttcaaatgtgctttcagtctaagtgatgggggacaaaatccacagtgtgtccacacagtcattttatttaaaggttGATCTgaggcttatatgaggcttcagcagtctgagttagtcaatgtttccctgttgagctgtggtggaagtatagtaacaaaaagagggactttggcactaaaaagactgtaacgttgaaagatatctactcgatttgactcatctggatgctgaagcttcatattagcttcagataaacttttagatatatttttacacagaaggaggactgtggattttgtcctgcatcacttacattgtaagtacattatgaagggatcttctaatggtcggtatgaaaaggaggaatgattacagtaagaaaaacctgtttcagtgtgcATAAGGACATCTGGTTGTTGatttaagacttgaaaaattatgaacccgTCCTTTTAAACTTTTCAGTAAAGTGAAAGTCCAAACCTGACCAGACTATCTTGCGCCCTGACCAGATCAGCAGTGATATTTTAGTTGACATGGCTGTTGCTACTGCTACCTCTAAATTTAGTGTATTTCATTGATATTTAGGTGAGGAAACTGGCTACTACATGTATAGGCCAAAAATCAACTTGGAGTGACAGTGAAAGCTGATGGTGATAAAGATTTAATGGCAGAGAAAAACATCCATTTCTCAAACATCATAATCCACTTCTCCACTTCTCTAATTTATTCACTCATCATCC of Thunnus thynnus chromosome 12, fThuThy2.1, whole genome shotgun sequence contains these proteins:
- the map4l gene encoding microtubule-associated protein 4 isoform X7, translated to MSFLSGSPWQQPGISSGYGQPSSGPQQQQQQHQQQHHKSPNTLSGANIPAVLASSPMSPSSPASARHSDWHCQGQMAPGGKVAAATQGESKIILTEDEVKLGRGRTEGTTSGVAAKVPGSPSFKMPVLKIEDEGSTGGRPKEDRQRAGEAGGALGSAGQSPSSPLSSYSSPSSSLPSPSISPGKSFLNVTLDPKPTSNPNFGQNNLQQNYNPSIPVDSKDGFHIQGSQVDAQGQGMLLPPKQASGLGERNTLNPCFTGTTSLSPVKKDDAKKSVSSSTSEGLLGSLKDNLVADLTGNQALKPSLGKQSADTQPPAADLQGSKPGTTAGPTASTASANRANVGGVGGVGVSGVERENSSHTEKGRTGSCIPPSRGITESEVAIHGISQDSNHVEDGRVGSCATLNREIKTSSELPQRSVVRRAMSDCSHLSVPMVKTETYPTGMGGPQVVTPNLPNFALMGTACPSRVPYPHMAVRRSLTVTDGTEAAAAMATMMSSPLMMSPVLPSSPPPKRHHGSCETNFLLTVPPPAGTSVNSTQDSKLNTKVKSDNKDKQEKTDIMSSKTEKMDTSDKKEKEEQQKKDSSPDKDLKSEKILKDEEKTEKMTAEKNNKANEKAEKVDKPEKTDKDEKKEEEKKPAEKEEKGGKGTAKSPTGNGSKTLPSPDSKNKPDVGSTKPNSAKSRPSTLSTSGEATLAKRPSPTTASANKKSPVPKAPTPTATKRPPTATAKDAKTPENGTAEKRPPVPKATPAPRSTANKNGSSATAASKTAASKNDKPESKTGEAKKPKPTARPRPASTTTPATPAASTNGEAATSHRRRVITKPPVPKQTALEKKPPVPRAPRTPRPINAPTPDLKNVRSKIGSIDNIKYQPGGGKVGQVSSTPNKTSDPSNPAAKARVQIVHKKLDFSHVTSRCGSKDNIKHVPGGGNVQILNKKVDVSKVTSKCGSKDNIKHKPGGGDVKIESHKLNIKAKSKIGSMDNVGPGNGQTNGHKEEKAEEKTSPPSSAPATGPAGVAKATAPGGVAKENGVKEPTATPFGGDGLREPLSTDKRITETN